The Mycobacteriales bacterium genomic sequence ACAGCGACCGGGGCAGCCCGACGACGACCTCGACGGCCTCCCGCTCGGCCACCAGCCGGGCCAGCTTGACCAGATCGGCGCCACCGCGGAGGTCGCGGGCCAGCGTCGCCAGCGGGGTCGCGAGGACCCCGCCGGGATCGCTGGCCGCGACCCCGACCCGGACGGTGCCGACGTCGACCCCGATCCGGACACCGTCCAGCCACTCCTCCGGCGCGCGATCGGAGACGGTCACGCGGTGCGCTGCCCGATGACGTGCTCGACCAGCAGGAGCGCCTCGGGGATGCCGTCGGGCTCGGTGCCGCCGCCCTGGGCGACGTCGTCCCGGCCCCCGCCGCGGCCCCCGACCGATGGCGCCATCGCCTTCACGACGTCGCCCGCGGACAGCCCGCGCAGCCGGGCGGCCTCGTTGGTGGCCACCGTGAACGCGACCTTGCCGTCGGCCCGGGAGACCAGCGCGACCACGCCGGCCCGGTCCGGGGACAGCCGACCCCGGACGTCGAGCACGAGCGTGCGCAGCTCGCCGCCGCCGAGCCCGCCGGGCACCTCGTTCGCCACGACCGCGACCCCGCCGACGTCCCTGGCCGCCGCCGCCAGCGCGCCCGCACCGGCCAGCACGGACTCCGCCCGCAGCCGGTCGAGCTCCTTCTCCGCCGTCCGCAGCCGGTCGATCAGCGACTGGACCCGCTCCGGGACCTGGTCCGCGGGCACCCGCAGGGTCTGCGTCAGCCCGTCGACCAGCGCCCGCTCGCGCCGCAGGTAGCCGAAGAAGTCGTGCCCGACCAGCGCCTCGACCCGGCGCATGCCCGCGCCGACGGACGCCTCGCTGGTGATCGCCAGCGGGCCGACCTGCGAGGAGTGCCGGACGTGGGTGCCCCCGCAGAGCTCGCGGGACCACTCGCCGCCGATCTCGACGACCCGGACCTCCTCGTCGTACGTCTCCCCGAACAGGGCCAGCGCCCCGATCCGGCGCGCCTCCGGCAGCGTGGTGAAGAACGCCTGCACCGGCAGGTCGGAGCGGATCGCCAGGTTCGCGACCTCCTCGACCTCGCTGCGGGTCTCCGTCGACAGCTGCTGCGGCCAGGAGAAGTCCAGCCGCAGGTAGCCCGGCCTGTTGTACGACCCCGCCTGCAGCGCGGTCGGGCCGAGCACCTGGCGCAGCGCCGCGTGCACGACGTGGGTGCCGGAGTGGGCCTGGCAGGCGCCCAGCCGCCACTCCCGGTCGACCTGCGCGTGCACGGTCCGGCCGGCCGCGACCTCGCCGCTGACGACCCGCACCGTGTGCACGACCAGGCCCTTGATCGGCCGCTGCACGTCGACGACCTCGAGCTCGAGCCCGTCGCCGGTGAGGTGGCCGGCGTCGGAGTCCTGGCCGCCGGACTCCGCGTAGAACGGGGTCACGTCCAGCACCAGCTCGACCACCTCGCCCTCGGTCGCGCCGGGGACGAGCTCGCCGTCGCGGACCAGGCCGACGACGGTCGACTCGGACTCCAGCGCCGAGTGCGCGATGAAGTCGGTCGCGCCGCGCGCCCGCAGCTCCCGGTACGCCGCCGCCGAGACACCGGCCCCGCCGCCGCCCTTGCGGGACTGCGCGTCCGCCTTCGCCCGCTGCCGCTGCTCCGCCATCAGCGCGCGGAACCCGTCCTCGTCGACCGTCAGGCCCTGCTCGCCGGCCATCTCCAGGGTCAGGTCGATCGGGAACCCGTACGTGTCGTGCAGCTGGAACGCCTGCGCGCCCGGCAGCGTCCCGCCGCCGCGCTGCTTGGTCTCGCGGACCGCGGTGTCCAGGATCGCGGTGCCCGCGCGCAGCGTCTGCGCGAAGGTCTCCTCCTCCGCGTACGCGTAGGTGGAGATGCGCTCGAAGTCGGTCGCCACCTCCGGGTACGACGGCGCCATCGCGTCCCGGGAGGCCGGCAGCAGCTCGGGCAGCGACGCGCCCGGGTAGCCCAGCAGCCGGACCGAGCGGATGACCCGGCGCAGCAGCCGGCGCAGCACGTAGCCACGGCCCTCGTTGGACGGGGTGACGCCGTCCGCCATGATCATCATCGCCGACCGGACGTGGTCGGCGACCACCCGCAACCGGACGTCCGCGCCGCCGTCGGACCCGTACGCCGTGCCGGTCAGCTCCGCCGCCCGCTCCAGGACCGGGAAGACCTCGTCGATCTCGTAGAGGTTCTGCTTGCCCTGCAGCAGGTACGCCATCCGCTCGACGCCCATGCCGGTGTCGATGTTCTTCTTCGGCAGCTCGCCGAGGATCGGCCAGCCGTCCTTGCCCGGCCCCGGTCCCCGCTCGAACTGCATGAAGACCAGGTTCCAGACCTCGAGGAAGCGCTCCTCGTCGACGATCGGGCCGCCGTCCGGGCCGTACTCCGGGCCGCGGTCGAAGAAGATCTCCGAGCACGGGCCGCACGGGCCGGGTACGCCCATCGACCAGTAGTTGTCCGCCATCCCGCGGCGCTGGATGCGCTCCTCGGGCACGCCGATGAGCTTGTTCCAGATGCCGAAGGCCTCGTCGTCGTCCCGGTAGACGGTCGGCCAGAGCCGGTCCGGCGCGAAGCCGTACCCGCCGTCGTCCTGGGAGTTGGTGAGCAGCTCCCAGGCCGCGGTGATCGCGCCTTCCTTGAAGTAGTCGCCGAAGGAGAAGTTGCCCGCCATCTGGAAGAACGTGCCGTGCCGCGCGGTCTTGCCGACCTCGTCGATGTCCAGCGTCCGCAGGCACTTCTGCACGCTCGTCGCGCGCGGGTAGGGCGGCGTCTCGATGCCCTGCAGATAGGGCTTGAACGGCACCATGCCCGCGTTGACGAACAGCAGCGTCGGGTCGTCCAGGATCAGGCTGGCCGACGGGACGACCGTGTGCCCGTTGCGCTCGAAGTAGTCGGTGAAGCGGCTCTTGATCTCCGCCGACCTCATCGGAAGTCCTCCGGCTTCGCGCCGAGCCGCCCGTCCAGGCCGCTGCCCTCGCTCAGCTCGGACTCCCGGACCGCCGCGCCCTCGCGGACCTCGTCGACGAAGTCCCGCAGCGCGTCCGCGAGGCCCTGCAGCGACTGCGACAGGCCGCGCGGGGAGAGCTGCTCCGCCGTCTTGGACAGCTTGCGCACCACGAGAGCGCCGACCGTGACCCCCAGTGCGAGCCAGAACATGCGCCTCACCGTCGTCACCCTCTTTCACAGTTTCTTGGTCGTCTCGCCGGTTGGCTAGCACGAGTTCGCGGGACTGGTTGTCCTCGTCCATGGTGCGCTCGGCGCACCAGAGGATTTGCGCGCGGGCTACAGACCGGCGCGCTTGGCGGCGCGGGCCGCCTTGCGGTCGGCCTTGACCGCAGCCTTGGCGGTGTTCTCGGCCTCGGCCTTGCGCCGGTTCTGCGCGGCCCGGCGGATCCCGTACGAGAACGCGGCGACCTTGATGGCCGGCCCGCCCAGCGTGGTGGCGAAGACCGACGAGAGCGCGGCGGCGTTGCTGGTCACCGCCTGCGCGTTCTGGGTGATGCCCTCCACCCGTTCCAGCTCGCGGTTGACCTGGTCCATCGTCGTCTGGGCCGAGGTCAGCAGCGGCTGCGCGCCCTCGTGCGCCTTGCGGATGGCCAGCGTCGTCTCGTCCAGCGTCCGGCCCAGCTTCAGGAT encodes the following:
- the ruvX gene encoding Holliday junction resolvase RuvX, whose product is MTVSDRAPEEWLDGVRIGVDVGTVRVGVAASDPGGVLATPLATLARDLRGGADLVKLARLVAEREAVEVVVGLPRSLSGKSGPAARSAREYAEALAERVDPIPVRLSDERLTTVAATRRLAEAGTRGRKGRQVVDRSAAVLILQGWLDAARRTS
- the alaS gene encoding alanine--tRNA ligase gives rise to the protein MRSAEIKSRFTDYFERNGHTVVPSASLILDDPTLLFVNAGMVPFKPYLQGIETPPYPRATSVQKCLRTLDIDEVGKTARHGTFFQMAGNFSFGDYFKEGAITAAWELLTNSQDDGGYGFAPDRLWPTVYRDDDEAFGIWNKLIGVPEERIQRRGMADNYWSMGVPGPCGPCSEIFFDRGPEYGPDGGPIVDEERFLEVWNLVFMQFERGPGPGKDGWPILGELPKKNIDTGMGVERMAYLLQGKQNLYEIDEVFPVLERAAELTGTAYGSDGGADVRLRVVADHVRSAMMIMADGVTPSNEGRGYVLRRLLRRVIRSVRLLGYPGASLPELLPASRDAMAPSYPEVATDFERISTYAYAEEETFAQTLRAGTAILDTAVRETKQRGGGTLPGAQAFQLHDTYGFPIDLTLEMAGEQGLTVDEDGFRALMAEQRQRAKADAQSRKGGGGAGVSAAAYRELRARGATDFIAHSALESESTVVGLVRDGELVPGATEGEVVELVLDVTPFYAESGGQDSDAGHLTGDGLELEVVDVQRPIKGLVVHTVRVVSGEVAAGRTVHAQVDREWRLGACQAHSGTHVVHAALRQVLGPTALQAGSYNRPGYLRLDFSWPQQLSTETRSEVEEVANLAIRSDLPVQAFFTTLPEARRIGALALFGETYDEEVRVVEIGGEWSRELCGGTHVRHSSQVGPLAITSEASVGAGMRRVEALVGHDFFGYLRRERALVDGLTQTLRVPADQVPERVQSLIDRLRTAEKELDRLRAESVLAGAGALAAAARDVGGVAVVANEVPGGLGGGELRTLVLDVRGRLSPDRAGVVALVSRADGKVAFTVATNEAARLRGLSAGDVVKAMAPSVGGRGGGRDDVAQGGGTEPDGIPEALLLVEHVIGQRTA
- a CDS encoding DUF948 domain-containing protein — translated: MSAGEWAAIIAAIAFGVLVLLLSVPILKLGRTLDETTLAIRKAHEGAQPLLTSAQTTMDQVNRELERVEGITQNAQAVTSNAAALSSVFATTLGGPAIKVAAFSYGIRRAAQNRRKAEAENTAKAAVKADRKAARAAKRAGL